The genomic region GTCGAGGTCGAGACCGAGTCGCTCGAGATGGTCCAGGAGGCCCTCGCCGCCGGCGCCGACATCATCATGCTCGACAACATGGCCCCCCGGGTCATGACCGAGGCCGTCGCCCTCGTCGCAGGCCGCGCCAAGGTGGAGGCCTCGGGCGGGATCTCGCTCGAGACGGTCCGCCGCGTGGCCGAGACCGGGGTCGACTACATCTCGGTCGGCGCCCTGACCCACAGCGCGGGCAGCCTGGACATCTCGCTGGACATCCACCGCCTGGGCTAAGCCTCCCTTCCTTCTAGTGCCGCCCTCGGCCCGATGGTAGACTGGCCACGATGCCGCAAGCCGGGCCGGAGGGAGGCGCCGTGAGGTCGCAGTTCTGCTCGAAACTGAGCCGCCTGAGCGCCCTGGTCCGGCAACGCGCCGCCCTCCACGCCAACTGCCGCACCGGGGCGACGGATCCGAACGGCGCCGTCCCCATCGAGCAGCAGCTCAGGGTCCTCGAGCAGCTGCGGCGCAACCTGCTCTCCAACGTGGCCCACGAGCTGCGCACGCCCCTCTCGGGGATCCTCGGCTACGGGGAGCTGCTCGAGGAGGAGCTGGAGGAGCGCCTGAACGACGAGCAGCGCAGCTTCATGCGCCAGATCCTGAGCGAGGGCTACCACCTGCGGGATCTGATCAACACCATGCTCGACATGAGCCAGCTGGCGACCGGCACCATGGAGCTCGATCGCCAGCCGCTCTCCCTCGAGCTCCTGGCACAGCAGGCGTGCGAGCAATACCGAAAGCTCGCCTCTCCCAAGGAGATCGTCCTCACCTGCCTGATCGAGGACAACCTCCCCTTCGTGTACGCCGACCCCTCGCGAGCCTTCCAGGTCCTGGGGCACCTGCTGACCAACGCCCTCAAGTTCACCCCCGCGGGCGGCACCGTCGCGCTGAGGGCCCGGCTCGAGCCGAGCGACGGCCGAGCGATGGTCAGGGTCGAGGTGACGGACTCGGGAATCGGGATCAGCCCGGAAAAGCTCCCCATGCTCTTCAGCAGCTTCTTCCAGGCCGATCCCAGCGCCACCCGGACGTTCGGGGGCCTGGGCCTCGGACTTTCGCTCTCCAAGAACCTGATCGAGCTGCAAGGGGGCCACATCTGGGCGAACAGCACCCCGGGCGAGGGCAGCACCTTCGGCTTCACCCTCCCGGTCTGGCGGGAGTCGGACGAGGTGCTAGAATAAGGCGGTGAACGAAAAGGTCAACGCCCGTCGAACGCGCCTCGTCGCCCTGATCCTGGGCCTTTTCGTGGCCCTCTCGGGCTGCGCGACGGCCCCACGAACAAACAAGCGCTCGGAAGAGCCGCGCTACGGCGGCGTCCTGATCTACGCCAAGGGCAAGGACGCCACCCGGCTCGACCCGGCGGACATCAACGAGGCCGAGAGCGCGACCGTCACCGAGAACATCTTCAACGGCCTGGTGCGCTTCAAGAAGGACTCGACGGCCATCGAGCCGGCGCTCGCCACGCGCTGGGACGTCTCGGAGGGCGGCAAGACCTACACCTTCTACCTGAGAGAGGGCGTGCGCTTCCACGACGGCACCCCCTTCGACGCCCGTGCGGTCAAGCTCTCCTTCGACCGTCAGGCCCACCCCCGGCCGGGCCAGGTCTTCGAGTACTGGGCCAACTTCTTCGCGCCCACCGTCCGGGACGTGACGGTGCTCGGGCCCCTTGCGGTGCGCATCCGGCTCAAGGCCCCCGACGCCACCTTCCTCAGCAACCTCGCGATCGCCTCGATGGCCATCCTCTCGCCCGCGGCCCTCGCGAAGTGGGGGGTGGACGTGGCGCGCCACCCGGTGGGCACCGGGGCGTTCCGGTTCGTGAAGTGGGTGCCGGGCGAGCGCCTGGTGCTCGAGGCCAACCCCGACTACTGGGACGGCCGCCCCTACCTGGACAAGCTCATCTTCAAGCCGGTGAGCGAGAACGCGGTGCGGCTCCTCGAGCTCGAGGTCGGCGAGGTCCACGGCATGGACGGGATCAACCCCGACGACGTGGAGCGGATCGAGGCCAACCCCGAGCTGGTGTTCCACTCCCAGGCCGGCCTCAACGTGGGTTACCTGGCCCTGAACAACCTCAAGCCCCCCTTCCACGACGCGCGGGTGCGCCGGGCCGTCGCCATGGCCATCGACAAGCCGAGCCTGGTCAGGGCCTTCTTCGCGAACGGCAAGCTGGGCGAGGGGGCGGTGGTGCCCATGCCCCCGACCGTCTGGGGCTACAACCGACGCCTTTCGGATCTGCCCCACGACCCCGCGGCGGCGAGGCGCCTCCTGGCCGAGGCCGGCTACCCGCACGGCTTCGACATGGAGCTGTGGAGCCTGCCGGTGGTGAGGCCCTACATGCCCCAGGGCCAGCGCACGGCCGAGGCCATCCAGGAGAGCCTCGCCCAGGTCGGCATCCGCGCGAGGATCACGACCTACGAGTGGGGCACCTACCTGGACAAGGTGGGCAAGGGCGACCACCAGGCAGCTCTCATCGGGTGGGTGGGCGACTTCGCCGACCCCGACAACTTCCTCTACACCCTGCTCGACGCGGCCAACGCCCGGCCCGGGGGGAGCGCGACCAACTACTCGTTCTACCGGGGCGAGGCGGTCCACAAGCTCCTGACCCGGGCCCGCACCACCCTGGATCCGCTCGCTCGCGCTCGCCTCTACGAAAAGGCCCAGGCCCTCATCCAGCACGACATGCCCATGGTGCCGCTCTTCCACGCCAAGCAGCTCGCCGCGTTCCGCACCGACATCAGGGGCTTCTCGCTCCACCCCACCGGCACGAAGTACTTCGAGCGGGTGTGGCTTGCCGACTAGCCAGGAGGCCCCATGGTCCAGACACTGCTACGCCGATTGTTGCTCCTCGTGCCCATCCTGTTCGGGGTGACGCTCGTGGTGTTCGTCGCCGTGCGCCTGGTGCCGGGCGATCCGGCTCAGGTCATGCTCGGCGAGCGCGCCCGGCCCGAGACGATCGCCAAGCTCCGCACCGAGCTAGGGCTCGACCGGCCGCCGATCCTCCAGTTCGGCGCCTACGTCGCGCGCGTCGCCCGGGGGGACCTGGGCCGCTCGATCACCACGGGCGACGCGGTGAGCAGCGAGATCGCGCGCCGTTTCCCAGCGACGGTGGAGCTAGCGGTGGCATCGCTTGCGATCGCGCTGCTGGTCGGGGTGCCGGCGGGGATCCTGGCCGCGAGGCGCAAGGGCTCGTGGGTGGACGTGCTCGCCACCTCGGGGGCGCTGGTGGGAACCTCCATGCCCATCTTCTGGCTGGGGCTCGTCCTGATGCTGGTCTTCTCGGCCTTCCTGCGCCTGACGCCCCTCTCGGGCCGGCTGGATCTGGCCCTCGATGTCCAGGCCGTCACGGGCTTCTACCTGATCGACAGCCTGATCGCGCGCGACCCGGGAGCCTTCGCCTCGAGCGCGCGGCACCTGGTCCTGCCCGCCCTGACGCTCGCGACGGTGCCCATGGCCGTCATCGCCCGCATGACGCGCGCGGCCATGCTGGAGGTGCTGGGCGCCGACTACGTGCGCGCCGCGCGCGCCAAGGGGCTCGCAGAGCACGCGGTCGTCTGGCGCCACGC from Pantanalinema sp. harbors:
- a CDS encoding ABC transporter substrate-binding protein, which gives rise to MNEKVNARRTRLVALILGLFVALSGCATAPRTNKRSEEPRYGGVLIYAKGKDATRLDPADINEAESATVTENIFNGLVRFKKDSTAIEPALATRWDVSEGGKTYTFYLREGVRFHDGTPFDARAVKLSFDRQAHPRPGQVFEYWANFFAPTVRDVTVLGPLAVRIRLKAPDATFLSNLAIASMAILSPAALAKWGVDVARHPVGTGAFRFVKWVPGERLVLEANPDYWDGRPYLDKLIFKPVSENAVRLLELEVGEVHGMDGINPDDVERIEANPELVFHSQAGLNVGYLALNNLKPPFHDARVRRAVAMAIDKPSLVRAFFANGKLGEGAVVPMPPTVWGYNRRLSDLPHDPAAARRLLAEAGYPHGFDMELWSLPVVRPYMPQGQRTAEAIQESLAQVGIRARITTYEWGTYLDKVGKGDHQAALIGWVGDFADPDNFLYTLLDAANARPGGSATNYSFYRGEAVHKLLTRARTTLDPLARARLYEKAQALIQHDMPMVPLFHAKQLAAFRTDIRGFSLHPTGTKYFERVWLAD
- a CDS encoding ABC transporter permease: MVQTLLRRLLLLVPILFGVTLVVFVAVRLVPGDPAQVMLGERARPETIAKLRTELGLDRPPILQFGAYVARVARGDLGRSITTGDAVSSEIARRFPATVELAVASLAIALLVGVPAGILAARRKGSWVDVLATSGALVGTSMPIFWLGLVLMLVFSAFLRLTPLSGRLDLALDVQAVTGFYLIDSLIARDPGAFASSARHLVLPALTLATVPMAVIARMTRAAMLEVLGADYVRAARAKGLAEHAVVWRHALRNALVPIVTVAGLQLGTLLSGAVLTETIFSWPGIGSLAMGAVFSRDFPLLQGCVLVFAASFVLVNLATDLLYPMIDPRLR
- a CDS encoding HAMP domain-containing sensor histidine kinase, with the translated sequence MRSQFCSKLSRLSALVRQRAALHANCRTGATDPNGAVPIEQQLRVLEQLRRNLLSNVAHELRTPLSGILGYGELLEEELEERLNDEQRSFMRQILSEGYHLRDLINTMLDMSQLATGTMELDRQPLSLELLAQQACEQYRKLASPKEIVLTCLIEDNLPFVYADPSRAFQVLGHLLTNALKFTPAGGTVALRARLEPSDGRAMVRVEVTDSGIGISPEKLPMLFSSFFQADPSATRTFGGLGLGLSLSKNLIELQGGHIWANSTPGEGSTFGFTLPVWRESDEVLE